One Pseudomonadota bacterium genomic window, GGTTATAAGAACTGGAGGCGACATGCAGACCCAAGCTCAGTTTTTTAAAGTCCTTGCCGACGACGTGCGGCTCAAGATGCTGTGGCTCCTTTTCAACCATGAGGAGCTGTGTGTCTGTGATTTCGTGGCCGCCCTCGAGATCACACAGTCGAAGGCCTCCAGACATCTGCGCTCCCTCCTTCACGGAGGAGTCGTCAACGACCGCAAGGAAGGCCTGTGGTCCTACTACTCGCTGCGCGCGCTCGAGTCGGAGCTGACCCGGCCGCACCTCGAGTTGTTGCGCACGACCCTCGCCGCCTGCCCGGATGCCCTTGCCGTGCTCGAGCGACTCAGCGTGTGGCTCATGCACAACCGCTCCTTTCCCGGGCAACCCACGCCTTGCGCCAAGGCGCAGGCGCGACGGGAGCGCACCCTCAAGGCTTCGGGACGCGCGGGCCAGAATGCGGGAAAGGCAGAAGGGCGATGAACTCCCTCTGGACGTCTCTTCAGTTCTTCGTGGTGATCTTCGCCGAGTTGACCGCCCTCTTCCTCGGGATCAGCACGCTCGTAGGTCTGGTGCTGCAATACGTCTCCGACAAGACGCTTCGCCGCTGGCTCTCGAAGGAGGGGCTCCTGGGCAACTTCCTCGGCGCCACACTGGGTGCGCTGACTCCGTTCTGCTCCTGCTCGACGATCCCGATGACGGTGGGGCTGTTGCGGGCCGGCGTCCCCTTTGGCGCCACCATGTCCTTCGTCCTCGCATCGCCGCTGCTCAACCCCATCATCCTCACGATGTTCTGGGTGCTGCTCGGGTGGAAGGCCTGTGTCGTGTACGGGGCGTTTACCTTCGCGGCCTCCATGCTGGCAGGCGCCTTGCTGCAATCGCTTGGCTTCGAGAAGCACGTCAAGCGAGTCCGGGTCTCCGGCGGCCAGGAGCGCGAGACCATGCCCACGTTCCGGAAGAAGCTACGCTACGCCTTCACCGGCGCCTGGGGGGACTTTCGAGGTGTCCTGGTCTACCTCGTGATCGGCGTGGCGATCGGCGCCGGCATCTACGGATACCTCCCGAGCGACTTCGTCGTACGCATCGCGGGACCGGACAACCCCTTCGCCATTCCAGTTGCAGCGGTGGTCGGCGTTCCCTTGTATGTGCGCGCCGAAACCGTGATCCCGATCGCCGTCGCGCTGACCCAGAAGGGGATGAGCATGGGCGCGGTCCTCGCGCTCATCATCGGCGGCGCCGGGATGAGCATCCCGGAGATGAGCATGCTCGCGGCGATCTTCAAGGTTCGGCTGGTTGCCGTCTTCATCGCCGTGGTGTTCATAACCGCTGTCGCCACAGGCTTCGTTTTCAACGTGATCTGAACAGGAGAGAAGCAATGACTGAAGAGAAGAAGGGATTCTGGGCCAGGCTCAAGGGGTCGAAGAAGAAGGCCTCGGGCTGCTGCTCAATCAACATCGAGGAGATCCCCGAGGACGTGCCAGAGGAGACCGATGTCGAGGTCGAGGAGAAGGAGACGGCGAAGGAAAAGAAGGCAGAGCCTGCCCCGTGCTGCGGCGGCATCCCGACGCCCCGCCGTCGCGGTGGTGGTAGCGGCTGCTGTGGATAGATAGACCCCGGGTCTCCTACGCCTCAAAACGGATTGCATACACGATCTCGACGTTGCTCTTAATCGCCAGACCAACCGCGCACATCATCTTGGCACCTTCGACCGCCTGCAAGAAACCGGCCTCGTCCAACCCCGGCACTTTGCCGCTCACCTCCAGCTCTTCGCGCGTGATCAGGTAGGGAGCGTTGGGATTGACCTGATCGAGCGTGGTCGCGACCGCCACGCGGAGTCGCTCGGGCTTATGGTGGCCCATGGTCACCACCTGGGCGAGAGCCATCGAGAAGCAGCTTGCGTGCGCGGCGGCCAGCAACTCCTCGGGACTGGCCTTGCCTGCCGGCGCCTTGTCTTCCAGGGCACAGGTCACGGGGATCCTGCCGCCCGCTCCGCTTTCGAAGTCGGCGTGCCCACTGCCACTCGCCAAAGATCCGCTCCAAACAACCACTGCCTTACCTTGCATTGACATGTATTCTCCTTTGGTTTGGGACCCTCTAGACTTGGTCTACGGCCGCACGGATGAGCTGCTTCATCGCGTCGACGTCCGACCGCAGCACGTACTCGTCCACACCCTTCGGACCGGCCTCCAGATCGTGGCTCAACGGCACCTTCTTGGCTCCGGTGTCCCGCACCAGCTCCAGCGACTTGGCGATCGGCAGCCCGGCTGCCTCCGCGAGCTTCTGCGCGCAGTGGTTGGCACACCCGTCCACTGTGATGATGCGCCTGGCGGCCATCGACTTCTTGATCACACCCTCGTTCTTCAGCGGCAGCGAGCCGACGCAGCCCATCGAGACCTTCCGCAGTCCGAGCTCACGGACCGTTTCGTAGCAGGCCTGATAGACCGCCAGCCCGGTGTTGGCGAAGCCGCCGCCGCACGGAAACAGCACGTTCTCGTGGGTCAACATAGCGGGTTTCTGATCACTCATGACTTCCTCCTCGTTCTCATATAGTGGCGACTTGGCCAAATATGCATCCTGCGCTCAAAAAAGGGGGCCCTTGTCATGCGCGCTCCTTCAGAACCTGTGTCGCGCACCCGCGCCTGCCGCCGAAAAACGTTTTCATCCTTGCCGACCATGCACGCCTCCGAAAGACCCGGACGGGTATGTGGCTATATGGCCAAGTCGTCAAGCACTTTCATTTGTCCGTTCGTATTTAAAATTCGAAACGCCACGATCCGATGCCACGTTGCCGCAGCGGCACGCCTTGGTGAAATCGGCCTCGGCCGAGGTGCCCGCCAGTTGGCCGTGAAGCAGGTCGATGTAGTCCGGCATGTACCGGGCCCACAGGTGGATGGGGATTTCGTCGAGGCTGCTCAGCGGAGAGAGGCAGAAGCGGAAAAGGTACTCCATCAACCACTCGATGTTCTTTGCCACGCCGCCCTGGTACTGCTGATCGCTCCTCTGGGCCAGGACGCGATCCTCGTGCATCGAGCGGCCGATCTCCGACTCGAGCAACTCGTCCCAGGAACACACGATGACCTCGATCACCACGTCATCCTCGGCCGCGTTGACGAACGAGGTGAACGCCTCCGGGATGTCACACGAGCAGCCGCGCTCGAGCAGGATCTCCATCGCGCGCCCGGCCGGGGAATGAGACAGGACGGTGTCGCGGGGCCAACGATACCGGACAACAAGGTGTGTAGCGTTGTAGCTGCCCGCGTGAGCCTCCTGCTCCTCGATCGAGCACTCCTTCAGGTCGGCAAGGCGATCGGTTACCTCCGCAACCTCCCGGCCTTCACAGAGCACCTTGAACCCGAGGATGTCGTTCAGCGGCAGCGCCGGAAGTGTTTCAAGGAGCTGCCCGCCCCTGATCAGCTTCAGTCCCCGCCGCTCCGCGTGCGCGAACTCGGCGATCTGCTCCTCGATGGGAGTATAGAGCATGCTCTTAGCGACGCCCAGACGCCGGGCCCGCTCTTGGGCCAGCTCGTCCGCCCTCGACTTGACCTCGCGAAACAGGAAGTCGATGAGGTAGCGGCTCGCCTTCTCTGCGATCCGGCGAAAGCGCTTGACGCGCGCTGTGCCGAGGAAGCGGTCCTGCTGGTGGTAGATCCGCCCGTTGACCGGTGTCTCGCGGTAGTAGTCCTCGGGGTGTTGCTGGTAGCGGACGATCAGGTCTTGAAGGCGAGGAGAGCGGTCGCGGACGCCGCTGACGATGATGTCCTTGAGCGCGCCCTTGCTCTGCACGACGGATGACCGCACGGGCTCGCCGTGAAGGCTCGTGAGCAGCGACCGGCCGAACGCGTCCAGAATGAGGCAGCCACAGTAGGCGTTGAAATTGACGATCTGCTTCAGCGCGCGCGAGTCCTCGCGAATAGCGTCGGGACCTTCGAACGAGGAGCTCAGGCTTCGGCCGAGGATCTTGGACAGCCGCGCTCGATGAAGATATCCGTTGAGCTGTAGCATCCTAACGCCCACCTCCTCTGATTCAGCCGCCGAGCCGATCTGCCGACTTCGCGCTCGTGCTTTCCCGTCCCTCGACAAATGCGCGGAGGCTGGCCCCTCCGGTCGGCGGCTCGCTCATCCACGGCACCAGCGCGGCGCGCTTCGCGAGCTTGTCGACGACCTCGGCGATGTAGCCCTGCTCGTTCGACTGGCGGCTCACGAGGATCGGGTCGGTGGTCTCGACCGGCGTGAGCGCCTGGTTGATCACCCAGGCGAACGGGTGGATCTCCGCGCGGCCGAGGTCGCTCTGCAGCCGCGCCGCCTCGTGGACCGGGGTCGCCTCGGGCAGGGTGACGAGCAGGATGCGCGTGAACCCCGGGTCGCGCAGGCGGGGCAGGAGCTCCCGCACCGTCTCGGGCATGTCGCTCGATTGGCGCAGCACCTCGCGGTGGTACGCCTCGGCCGCGTCGAGCAGGAGGATGGTGTGCCCGGTCGGCGCCGTGTCGAGGACCACGAACCCGTCCTTTCCCTCGGCGACCGTGCGCGCGAACGTACGGAACACCGCGACCTCCTCGGTGCAGGGCGAGCGCAGATCCTCGGTCAGGAGGGCCTTTCCCTGCGCGTCCAGATTCCCGCCGACGGCGCCCATGACCTCGTCGCGGTACGCCTGCGTCTCGCGCTCGGCGTCGATGCGCCCAACTTCGAGGCCGGCCGGCGGATCGTCGATGAGCCAGGAGACGTGCGCCGCCGGATCGGTCGTGCTGAGGCGCACGGGATGACCGCGCCGGGCGAGCTCTAGCGCGATGGCGGCGGCCACCGTGGTCTTGCCCACCCCACCCTTGCCCATGGTCATGATGACACCCCTTCCGGCTGCCTCCATCTCGTCGACGAGCCGGACGAGCGGCGACGGCAGCTCCTGCGGCCGGGAGCTCGACGGGGGCGGCGCCGCGGGATGAGGGGCGTCGTCGAACATCGTCCGCAGGGCATCCGCGCCGAGCAGCGCGCGCGGGCTCAAGCGGATCTCTTGGCGCGGAAGCTCGCGGATTCCAGCCGGCATGGCGGCGAGCGCATCGCGACCGCGCCGCTCGAACGCGACGGCCACGGGATCGTCCTGCCGCATCGCGCGGAAAACACCGTTCAGCACGAGGCACTGGTTCGAAACACCGAGCTCGCGCAGCTCCGCGCTCGACCGCGCCGCTTCGCGCAGCGCCGATACCTCGGGCCGGCTGACGAGGATGAGGGTCGTCCGCTCCGAATTCGCGAGCGCCTCGACCGACGCGAGGTACAGATTCTGCTGATCCTTCAGTCCCGCGAGCGGGCCGAGGCAGGATGTGCCGGTCGTGCTCGTCTCGATGAACGAGGACCAGGCATGCGGCAGGGAAAGCAGCCGCAAGGTGTGGCCCGTGGGCGCCGTATCGAAGATGACGTGGTCGAAGCCGGCCGTCCGTGCCGGATCGCCGAGCAGCCGGGAGAACTCGTCGAACGCGGCGATCTCCATCGTGCACGATCCCGAGAGCTGCTCCTCCATGCTGCGCACGGTCGCCTCCGGGAGGACGCCGCGATACGGCCCGACCATCTTCTCGCGGTACTCGCTCGCCGCGAGCTCGGGGTCGAGGTTCAGCGCAAAAAGCCCGCCGACCCCCGGCACGGCGGTCGGCGCGGAGCCGAGCTTCACGCCGAGCACCTCATCGAGGTTCGACGCGGGATCGGTGCTGACGAGCAGGACGCGGCGTCCCTTGTCCGCGAGCGCGATGGCCGTGGCGCAGGAGATAGACGTCTTGCCGACGCCGCCCTTGCCGGTGAAGAACAGATAGCGCGTCTCGATGCTCGTGAGGTTCATGGTTCCATCCCTTCTTCTCCCCCGCATGTGCCGGCGGTCGGGCGGCTATCACAACCGCATGGTGTCGTGTCATCCAGGACGCTCAGCAGCCTCGTCCGCGAGATGGCACCCTCGAACGTCCAGCCGTTTACAAGGACCGTCGGCGTGACGTGGACTCCCGCGGCGTGGGCGAGGGCGATGTCCTCGGCCAAGATCTCGTTTGTTGGCTCGGAGTCCAAGCACGCCGCGAACCGCTCCATGTTCAGGCCGATACTCCGGGCCGTATCGAGCACGACTGCGCGGGTGCGGAGCTCCTTCAGGCCGAGGGTCGCCTCGGCGAACGGCCAGAAGCGGCCTTGCTCCTGTGCGCAGATCCCGCCGCGGGCCGAGAGACAGGCCGTCGGATGCACCGAGCGGCCGACATGCGGATTGCACTCCCGGTCCAGCGGGAAGTTCACGAACCGCACCCGCAACCCGTCCGGCCCGCGCTCTTCGAAGAGGTTCGCAACCGTGCGGTGCAGGGCCCCGCAGTGCGGGCACTCGAGGTCCGAGAACTCGATCAGATCGTCCTCGGCGGCAGGTTCCCCCTTCGACGGAACTCGCTCGGGCAACGCGAACGACGGCAGCATCTTCCCACCCGGATTGGCGGCGCCGGTCACGGTCCAGGGCGCGATCTCGGCCAGCGCGTTCAAGAGGAACGGAGTCGAGACAGCGAAAAACCCACCGCCGACCGCGACCGTCGTGACGAAGGGCGCGAGCAGAGAGCGGAAACCGAACCGCCTCTGACCCCTCAACCACCAGATCGCGCCCAGCACGAGCATCGCCGCGTTCACACCGTACAGGACGAAGCAGAACGGGCACACTTCGCCGGCGCGGATCAGCAGCGTCGCCAGAAAGACCGAGTAGGCGACCGCTCCCAGGCCCATCAGCGCCACGACCGGTGCGACGCCTGCGGCTGCCGTCTGCGGGCTGGTGTGCCGCTTGCGGAGGATCAGAGCGAGGATCGCCAGGCCGGCACCAGGGATGTAGAAGGCGCTCCCGAAGTGGGATATCGGCACGCCGAGGATCTCGGCGGACTCGTTCGAATGCGCTGCCTTGCACCCCGACTCGACCAGCTCCGCGCAGACTCCTGCCTGGGTTCCGTCGGAGACCCGGAACCGCACATGGTCACGTGTCGACAGCCCGCTTACGAACGCACCCAGCGCGCATAAGACGACCAGGATGAGCGGCGCAACGATCCCCTGCCGGCGCGAAGACCCGGAGGAGAGGTCGGTTGATTCACAACCGCGCATCAATCGTCCCCCCCGCACTGCCGGTCCGGCGTAAGGCCGAGATACCGGGACACCGCCAGGGACAGCTCCGGGTAGTCGACGAACCCCTCGTGCCGCCAGAGCTCCTTGCCGGCCCCGTCGACGAGGAGGATGAACGGGATGGCATGCATCCCGTACCGCTCGGCGAGCTGCTCGTTCACCTCGACGCGGATGTCGAGGACGTGGACCTCCACGCAGCTGCCCAGCTCGCGGGCCGCGCGTTCCATCACCGGCTTCATGCGCTTGCACTGCGAGCAGACGCCCATGCCGAAGTCGAACAGCTGCGGGCGGCCGCCGCCCACGGTGACGGGCTCGCTCACCGCCGCAGGTCGTCCGTGCATCGAGTACCAGGCACCCGCGGCTGCCAGTGCAATCACCACAACGAGCAGCCATTTTCGGCTCGGTCTGTCGTTTGCGGTTGCGGGGAGATCGGTGCTGGTGCCTGGTTGCATCACGTCTCAGACGTTTCCCGCCGGAAGCTTCCCCTCGCGGACCTTCTCGTGAAGCTCGACGGCCGCGCGCGTCGCCATCGTCAGCACGGGGCACCACACTCGGGGGATCGCCGGTTCGCTCAACCCTTCCGCCAGGCGCTCGAAGCCGGGGCGCAGCTTGCGCAGGTTGACCGCGCTGGCGCCGAACATAATCGACATGCCCAGCATCACCGCCACCGCGCAGAAGACGAGCGCCGCGGCCCACCCCACTGCGCCGGTCGTCACCGCCCGCAAGATGAGCGCGAGCACCACGGTGAAGCCCACCCACAGCAGCATGACGACCGCGTACGCGGGGAGGTTCCTGGATGATAGGAGTGGGTAATGATTCATCTTTCGCCTCGCTTCAGCCGCAGCACTTGCCGCCCGCGGTTGCGGGAGCATCTCCACCGCAGCAGGACTGGGTGATGTTGGTCGGCTGCTCGCGCAGGTACTTCTCGGCGAGCTCCGAGATCGACTTCGCCGGGCTGGCTTTCACCGCCTCGGCCATCTCGACCGCCAGGCGCATGTCCTCCTTCGACACGCCGAGCTTGCGCGCCGCGCCGTAGTGGTACTTGAAGCACATCTCGCAGTTCGAGCCGATGGACGCGCCGATGGCGACGAGCTCCCGGACCGCGTCGGTGAAGATGCTCTGTGGCAATTCGAGCCCGCCGTAGCCGGCCAGCGCCTCGCGCGTCGGGTACTTGCCCTTGCAGGCGACCGCGCCGTCGACCAGGGTCAACGGCAGGCAGTCGTTGCCCTCCTTCGCGAGCGCGTCCTTCACCACCGGATTTCCGGCGAAGGCGGCGGGCTGCTGGGAGAGGTTGTACCGCTCGACGTCGACGCCCTGGCGCTTCAGCCAATCGAGGTCGGCGGCAAAGCGCACGAGCTCGGGATCGACCGACGGCCCGCAGACTCCCGTGGAGCAGCACATCGGCGGATCGAACACTTGGATTTTCATTCGTGATCTCCTTCGTCTTTGCCGGCCAGCAACGCCTCGATGCGCCGGCGCAGCTCGTCGCGTGTATTGCGGAATGCGTTCAACCGGTCCTGCTCGAAGCCGTGGACAGCGGCGGGATCGGGTAGACCCCAATGCAGGCGCATCACGTTGCCGAGGAACACGGGGCACTCCTCCTCCCCGCACAACGTGATCACCATGTCGACCTCGGCCGCCGGGATCTCGTCGACCAGCTTGGAGCGGTGGGCGGAGATGTCGATGCCGATCTCCGCGAGCACCGCGACGGCCTCGGGCCGCACCGAGGTCGGCCGCGAGCCCGCGGACCAGACCTTCGTCCCGGCCGGGACCATCGCGCGGGCGATCCCCTCGG contains:
- a CDS encoding metalloregulator ArsR/SmtB family transcription factor; amino-acid sequence: MQTQAQFFKVLADDVRLKMLWLLFNHEELCVCDFVAALEITQSKASRHLRSLLHGGVVNDRKEGLWSYYSLRALESELTRPHLELLRTTLAACPDALAVLERLSVWLMHNRSFPGQPTPCAKAQARRERTLKASGRAGQNAGKAEGR
- a CDS encoding permease, with the protein product MNSLWTSLQFFVVIFAELTALFLGISTLVGLVLQYVSDKTLRRWLSKEGLLGNFLGATLGALTPFCSCSTIPMTVGLLRAGVPFGATMSFVLASPLLNPIILTMFWVLLGWKACVVYGAFTFAASMLAGALLQSLGFEKHVKRVRVSGGQERETMPTFRKKLRYAFTGAWGDFRGVLVYLVIGVAIGAGIYGYLPSDFVVRIAGPDNPFAIPVAAVVGVPLYVRAETVIPIAVALTQKGMSMGAVLALIIGGAGMSIPEMSMLAAIFKVRLVAVFIAVVFITAVATGFVFNVI
- a CDS encoding OsmC family peroxiredoxin; this translates as MQGKAVVVWSGSLASGSGHADFESGAGGRIPVTCALEDKAPAGKASPEELLAAAHASCFSMALAQVVTMGHHKPERLRVAVATTLDQVNPNAPYLITREELEVSGKVPGLDEAGFLQAVEGAKMMCAVGLAIKSNVEIVYAIRFEA
- a CDS encoding putative zinc-binding protein; the encoded protein is MSDQKPAMLTHENVLFPCGGGFANTGLAVYQACYETVRELGLRKVSMGCVGSLPLKNEGVIKKSMAARRIITVDGCANHCAQKLAEAAGLPIAKSLELVRDTGAKKVPLSHDLEAGPKGVDEYVLRSDVDAMKQLIRAAVDQV
- the arsA gene encoding arsenical pump-driving ATPase, producing the protein MNLTSIETRYLFFTGKGGVGKTSISCATAIALADKGRRVLLVSTDPASNLDEVLGVKLGSAPTAVPGVGGLFALNLDPELAASEYREKMVGPYRGVLPEATVRSMEEQLSGSCTMEIAAFDEFSRLLGDPARTAGFDHVIFDTAPTGHTLRLLSLPHAWSSFIETSTTGTSCLGPLAGLKDQQNLYLASVEALANSERTTLILVSRPEVSALREAARSSAELRELGVSNQCLVLNGVFRAMRQDDPVAVAFERRGRDALAAMPAGIRELPRQEIRLSPRALLGADALRTMFDDAPHPAAPPPSSSRPQELPSPLVRLVDEMEAAGRGVIMTMGKGGVGKTTVAAAIALELARRGHPVRLSTTDPAAHVSWLIDDPPAGLEVGRIDAERETQAYRDEVMGAVGGNLDAQGKALLTEDLRSPCTEEVAVFRTFARTVAEGKDGFVVLDTAPTGHTILLLDAAEAYHREVLRQSSDMPETVRELLPRLRDPGFTRILLVTLPEATPVHEAARLQSDLGRAEIHPFAWVINQALTPVETTDPILVSRQSNEQGYIAEVVDKLAKRAALVPWMSEPPTGGASLRAFVEGRESTSAKSADRLGG
- a CDS encoding thioredoxin domain-containing protein, producing the protein MRGCESTDLSSGSSRRQGIVAPLILVVLCALGAFVSGLSTRDHVRFRVSDGTQAGVCAELVESGCKAAHSNESAEILGVPISHFGSAFYIPGAGLAILALILRKRHTSPQTAAAGVAPVVALMGLGAVAYSVFLATLLIRAGEVCPFCFVLYGVNAAMLVLGAIWWLRGQRRFGFRSLLAPFVTTVAVGGGFFAVSTPFLLNALAEIAPWTVTGAANPGGKMLPSFALPERVPSKGEPAAEDDLIEFSDLECPHCGALHRTVANLFEERGPDGLRVRFVNFPLDRECNPHVGRSVHPTACLSARGGICAQEQGRFWPFAEATLGLKELRTRAVVLDTARSIGLNMERFAACLDSEPTNEILAEDIALAHAAGVHVTPTVLVNGWTFEGAISRTRLLSVLDDTTPCGCDSRPTAGTCGGEEGMEP
- a CDS encoding thioredoxin family protein — encoded protein: MHGRPAAVSEPVTVGGGRPQLFDFGMGVCSQCKRMKPVMERAARELGSCVEVHVLDIRVEVNEQLAERYGMHAIPFILLVDGAGKELWRHEGFVDYPELSLAVSRYLGLTPDRQCGGDD
- a CDS encoding carboxymuconolactone decarboxylase family protein, which gives rise to MPQSIFTDAVRELVAIGASIGSNCEMCFKYHYGAARKLGVSKEDMRLAVEMAEAVKASPAKSISELAEKYLREQPTNITQSCCGGDAPATAGGKCCG
- a CDS encoding arsenate reductase ArsC, whose protein sequence is MKGLLFLCVANSARSQMAEGIARAMVPAGTKVWSAGSRPTSVRPEAVAVLAEIGIDISAHRSKLVDEIPAAEVDMVITLCGEEECPVFLGNVMRLHWGLPDPAAVHGFEQDRLNAFRNTRDELRRRIEALLAGKDEGDHE